TCAGGGATGTCGTCGACCCTTTCAAAGCCAGGAAGGCCGTTGACAGATATGAGTGCATTCGAAAGGACTGTTGCCATGTCGGCGCCTTTAGGAACTTTGCCGAAGTCAGAAATAAGACTGGCGAGCGCGGCGTGCTCTTTCATCAGCGCGTTCTTGAACTCGACATTACTCAATCCGGCAAGCTTTTTTTGAAGCTCAGCATATCTTCCGGCCACCAAGCCAAACATGCGCGCTTCTGCCGGAGACAACTGTTTGGGCGGAGCGGATTGAACGCTGCCCCGAGTTATCGAGAGCGGTGATGAAGCGAGCGCGTCACCGCGTATTGAACTCCGAATGCGGTTAAAAACTTCGTTTTTCTGCTCAGAAGTGAAAATGCCGCCTTGTAAAAGATCGTTTGTCAAAGCCTCGACAAAATATTCTTCCTTTTCGCCGTCCGATAACTTTTCTATCTCCGTCAGGACCTGCATGAGCTCCGCACGAAGGATTTTTCCGGCCGTCTCCCCGTAGGCTTTATCGTCCCTGGCGCGCAAGGCGCTCATAGCTTCAGAGCGATCTATATGTTCTTCCAACGCGCTTTCTCTTCTTAGGAGGGAGTTATCGCGGATGAGCGGCAAATATTGACGAATCAGCGCACGTAAGCCTTCAAAAACGAGCTTAACGCCGCTCTGGAGCGCTGGCTGATTTCCAGCCAGAGCGTCCCCGAGCCGTCTCATATTTGTCGCCTTCAATTGCGGATTCGAGCGGAGGAAGTCACTCAAGGGTCGCTGCAGATAGCTGCGTATGTGCGCTTGCATCTCCCGCCTCGACATCGCGGAAGCCTCTCCGCCGGGCGCAACGCCGCTTGCCAACGCGCCCTCGATCGAGGCGGCGATCTCGCCTCGCTTGGGCTCAAAATGCTTGGATCGCTCAATGACGATCTCCGCGAGGCAGCCGGCAAGTTTCGAATTCCTGTCGCTTGCGTCAGGAAAAACTCCTTTTGCATCTGACGCCAGGTCGAGGAAAGCTTGCTTATTCGCCTTTATTGAATCCTGTAAATCCTTCAAGCGGAAGGGGGGGTCGCGAAGCGCCTTCTGAAGAGGTTGGTGTTTACTTTGGAGAAGTTCCGTTACGCGCTTCTTCGCTGCCCGTCCGGCGTCTTGCTGTGGAGAAGGCGAGATCGAGAGTGAGGAAACAGACGACGGCGGAGCCTGCCCTGAAACAATGGAAGCGGGAGTATTGGATGTCGTCGCCTGCCCTCGGCCTCCTCCGACGCCCCTGCCTTGCACTGGCGCTTCATGCCGACCGCCGGGCGCTGTCTCCCGGTGGGGAACATCCCGTGGCTGTTGTACACCCTGGGGAGACTGCCCTGAACTTGCTGGAAACGAATAGGGTTGCGGCCCAGTGGGCTGCCCCGGCGACATGCCCGGGACTAATTGAGGAAAAGGCGTAAACTGAGATGACCTAGGCTGTAATTGACTTGGCCACGGGTTGGGAAATTGTGGATAGAGAGGCGGAAACACGTAATTCAGGAACATTGCAGTCTGTGGCTGAGGAATCTGCGAGGGATGCGGCTGGGGCGCTGTGACGGGAAAGAACATTTGAGGATGAGGTGCCCACTGAGCTTGCGGAAGCGGTCGGCTCTGTGAGTAGATAAGCGCCTGTGCGTAACTTTGTGCATAGGGCGACATTGACGTCATCTGAGCGGGAGAGGTAGGGGTTTGCGGTCCTTGCCGAATGCCCTGCGACGGCTGAATCGTGCTCGATTGCAGGTTCTGCCTGCCGCCCAATTGGTTGGCGTGTCTTTGTGAAGGGAGATTATTACCGCCTCGACCAACGCCATCGGACATACCACCCTCCCGACTTTCTCCAACCCAAGACAATTTGCGACCACGCGTGTCGCCACTCATCAGAAATTCATAGACGCCCGCACCCTTCAGCCACCGCAACCCGTCGTGTTGCACATTGGCGCCAAGCCAAAATCTATCTCACGGCTGAATGTGGGCTCGAGCCGCGGCTGGCCAGCCTTCAGAGGATTTTATTTTCAGGGACGCGATGTTTTCGTCGATCATCTTTTGTTCGGGCAAACACTTTAGTTTTTCACACTATAATATAACCACAAAGCCTCACTGCCGCCCACCAATCATAAATTGCGAATCGCGCGCCGTGCTACCGTCGCCCCGCCGCCTTGGCCACGCGCCACAGCGCGCGCTCCGCTTCCATCTGCGCGCTGGCGGAATTGGCGCGGGCGCGGGTCTGGGCGTCGCGCAAGGGTTCGATCAGCGCGCCGAGACGTGCCGAGCTCCATGCCTTCAACTGTGACTCCATCAGGCCCCGGTGCATGAAGCCGAAGCCCGCGCGAAACAGCGCGGTGACGCCCGCGTCGGTGCGGCCGCCCTCGCGCTCCATGGCGAGACGCGCGCGGTGCAGCGCCACCGCATAACGCAGCGCGCCGAACAGCACGCCGCCGGCGTCGCCGCCCTGCGCAAAATAGGCGTCGAGCGTTTCGCCGGCGTCGCCCGCGAAAGCCGCCGCCACAACGCGATCCGAGGCAATGCTCGACGCATGGGCGACAATGGCCTCCACATCCGCCGCCTCCACCTGCTCGCGGCCGTGCATGTAGAGAATGAGTTTGGCGAGTTCGGCGCGGCTCATCAGCCGGTCCTCGCCGAGCGCGGCGAGCAGCAGCGCGCGCGCCTCCGGCGTCGCGACCAGATTGGCCTCCAGCAGGCTGCGGTCGACGAGCGCGTGGATGTCCTGTTCCGTATCGGGCAGGCACTCGATTCCGGCGCCCTGTTTCGCGCCTTCGACGAGCTTGCGCAGCGGCGCGTCCTTCTTCAGCGCGCTCGCCGTCAGAACCACCGTGCAGGCGGCCGGCGGCGCGGAGATGAGCGACGTGACCGCCGAAATGACGGGCTTCGTTCCGGTCTCGACGAGCACGGCGCGGCGGCCGCCAAAGAGCGGCGTGGTGTTCGCCTCATCGAGCAGGGTGAGCGGGTCCGCGGCGACGGCGTCCCCGGAGAGTTCGACGAACTGGAAGGGATCGTGGCGGTCGTCGACGCGCTTCGCCACCAGCGCGAGCGCGCGCTCGCGCACCATGCCGGCGTCGGAGCCGTGAATGAGAAAGAGGAAGACGTTGTCCGGCGGCGCGGCGACGAAACGCTCGGCGTCACGGCTGGAGACTGAGACCATCTGGTTTCCTGCTCCTCACCCTCGCCGCAAGCCCGCCGCGCGCCGCTTCCGGTCCCCGGAGAGGGCTCTGGTGAAGGGCAAGCGTCGGTCAGCGCGCCGCGACCGGGGCCGGCCCGCGCAAGGCGAATTCCGTGGAAACCTTCGTGCGGATCATGTCCGCGATGACTTTCGCGTCGCGAATCTCGGCGTCGCGGGCGGCGCGGACGTTGGAGAAACGGTTGGCGAAGCGGTCGTAGCTCGCAATGTTGAAGGCCGTGCCCTTGAGCACTTCCGAGTTCTGCGGCCAAGTGACGAGCCGATAGTCGGCGTCGACGATCACCGTCGCCGAGGTGGCGCGGCCGGTCACCGTATCGAGGATCGGCGTCTGCACGCGCTCCTGCAGGACAATGCTGAGCCGGTAGCGCGGCTGCACGGTCGACCCCGTGCCGTTGAAGGCGTAGATCAGCTCATTGCGCAGATAATGGCCGATGCGGCCCTGGATTTCGTCGACCTCGATCGCCTGAAGCTCGGCCGCGAGGTTGGAGTTGTCGAAAGCGCCATTGGCGCCGTAGAGCGGCTGGATGCAGCCCGCGAGCGGGACGGCCAGGCTGAGCGCCAGCAGGCCAAAGAGGACCCTGAGGGCGGGTTTCGCCCGATCAGACGACGACATTGACGATCCTCTTCGGCACGAGAATGAACTTCCTGAGCGGCTTGCCTTCCATGGCGCGCAGAACGCCATCCTGCCCTAAAGCCTCTTTGCGAATCGTTTCTTCATCTGCGTCATGGGCAACGAGAATTTCTGCCCGCTTCTTGCCGTTGACCTGAACCGGCAGGAGGATCATCTCCTGCGCCACCAGCGCCGGGTCGGCGACGGGCCAGTCCGCTTCGGATACCAGCCCTTTGTGGCCAAGATCGGCCCAGCATTCCTCCGCCACATGCGGGGTCATGGGCGCCACCAGCCGCGCCAGCGCGTCCGCCGCCTCGCGGAAGGCGAAAGCCATGTCCGCGCCGACGGGGGTTTCCGTCACCGCGTCCAGCGCGGCGGTCAGCTCGTTCACATATTCGCGGATGCGGGCGATGGCGCTGTTGAAGCGCAGGCGCTCGATGTTCTCGCTTACCTGCGCGATCGTCTTGTGCGTGGCCTTGCGGACCTTCAGCGCCTCGGCGCCGACCTCCGCCGGGGCGTCGGCGCCCGCCGGGGCGGCGACGCGGCCGAGTTCGCCGGTGATGCGCCACAGGCGCTGCACGAAGCGCCAGGCGCCCTGCGCGCCCTCGTCGGACCAGATCACGTCGCGGTCGGGCGGCGAGTCCGAGAGCACGAAGAGGCGCGCCGTGTCGGCCCCGTAGCTCGCGACGATGTCGTCGGGGTCGACCGTGTTTTTCTTCGATTTGGACATCTTCTCGATGGCGCCGATCTGCACCTCGGCGCCGCCGTCGATCAGGTAAGCGCGGCGACGGCCGCCCTCCCCCGCCTCGATGCGGATCGCGGCCGGCGACACCCAGCCGTCGGGACCCTTGTAGGTCTCATGCACCACCATGCCCTGGGTAAAGAGCCCCGCGAAGGGCTCGGGCGCGGCCTCATGGCCGCTGTCGCGCATGGCGCGGGCGAAGAAGCGCGAGTAGAGCAGATGCAGGATCGCGTGCTCGATGCCGCCGATATATTGATCGACCGGCAGCCAGCGGGCGAGCGCCTCAGGCGCGGCGGGCTGATCGGCGTTCTTCGGATCGGTGAAGCGCGCGTAATACCAGGATGAATCCACAAAGGTGTCCATCGTGTCGGTCTCGCGGCGCGCGGGCTTGCCGCAGGACGGACAGGGGACGTTCTTCCAGCTCGGATGGCGATCGAGCGGATTGCCCGGCTGGTCGAAGCTCACATCCTCGGGGAGCTTCACGGGCAGATCCGCCTCCGGCACGGGGACGGCGCCGCAGGTCTCGCAATGGATGATCGGGATCGGGCAGCCCCAGTAGCGCTGGCGGGAAATGCCCCAGTCGCGGAGCTTGTAATTGACCTTGCGGACGCCCTGCGGCGCATTGAACAGCGCCGTCGTCTCCAGACGGGCGGCGACATGCTCCTTGGCCTCGGGAACGGTGTAGCCATCGAGGAAGCCGGAATTGACGAGCTTGCCGTCGCCGTCGAAGGCCTCGCCGCTCCTGGCGATCTGCGCTTCGAGTTCGCCCGGTTCCGTGCCCTCGGGGCAAACCACGACCTTGAAGCCGAGGCCGTATTTGGTTGCGAAATCGAGGTCGCGCTGGTCATGCGCCGGACAGCCGAAGATGGCGCCCGTGCCGTAATCCATCAGGATGAAATTCGCGACATAGACCGGCAGCGTCCAGTCGGGATCGAAGGGATGCACGACGCGCAGGCCGGTGTCGAAGCCCTGCTTCTCGGCGGTCTCGATGGCTTCCGCCGAGGTGCCGCCGCGCCGGCATTCCTCACAGAAGTCGGCGAGCGCCGGATTGGTCGCGGCGGGCGCCTTCGCCAGCGGATGGTCGGCGGCGAGCGCCACGAATTTCGCGCCGAACAGCGTGTCGGGGCGCGTGGTGAAAACCTCGATCTCCTGCGTCTCGCCGAGCGGCGCGGCGAGCGCGAAGCGGGCCAGCATGCCTTCCGAACGGCCGATCCAGTTGCGCTGCATGAGGCGCACTTTCTCGGGCCAGCGGTCGAGCGTGTCGAGCGCCTCCAGAAGCTCCAGCGAGTAGCTGGTGATCTTGAGGAACCATTGCGTCAGCTCGCGCTGCTCGACGAGCGCGCCGGAGCGCCAGCCGCGGCCGTCGATGACCTGCTCATTGGCGAGCACGGTCATGTCGACCGGGTCCCAGTTCACCTTCGATTTCTTGCGGTCGACGATGCCCGCTTTCAGGAAATCCAGAAAGAGCCGCTGCTGGTGCTTGTAATACTCGGGATCGCAGGTGGCGATCTCGCGCGACCAGTCGAGCGACAGGCCCAGCGTCTTGAGCTGGGCGCGCATGGCGGCGATGTTGGCGTAGGTCCATTTGGCCGGATGGGCGCCCGTCTGCGCCGCGGCGTTTTCCGCCGGCAGGCCGAAGGCGTCCCAGCCCATGGGATGCAGCACGTCGAAGCCGCGCGCGCGCATGAAGCGGGCGATGACGTCGCCCATGGAGTAGTTGCGCACATGGCCCATGTGCAGGCGTCCCGACGGATAGGGGAACATCTCCAGCACGTAATATTTGGGCGCGGCCGGCCGCGCGCCGGCCTTGAAGACCTCCTGCGCCTCCCAGATCTTCTGCCATTTCGGCTCGGATTCGGCGAAATTATAGCGGTCGGGTCTCATCGGGGGCGGCTGTCCGGTCGGGGCGATTGGATGTCGGCCCCTAAATGCCGGGCGGACGGGGGGATGTCAAAGGGAGTCCCGCCGCCGCGCGCGCGGCGTCACCAGGCCCGCCGCGCCGCCGGCCGCGCCGCGAGCCCCATGGCGACCCAGCCGATCCCCTCGAACAGCAAATTCACCCCCAGGAAAAGCCCGAGCACATAGAGGCCGGATTGCGGCCACTCGGCCAGAATGAGCGCGCCCAGCAGCAGGCTCAGCCCGCCGGCGATGGCGATCAGCTCCCAGCGGCCGAGGTCGCGCAAATGCCAGGCGAGGGCGAGCTTCAGCACGCCGCCGAGGATGAGCAGCGCCCCGATCATCCCCGTGAAGGAGACGGCCGCCAGGAAGGGGAAACGCGCCGCCGCCACGCCCGCGAACAGGGTCGCCGCGCCGATGACGCCCCAGAGCCGCGCCCGCCCCCAGGGCCGGATCTGAAAGGCGGTGACGATCTCCCAGCCGCCCGCCACGACCATGGCGGCGGCGATGTAGACGATGGCGACCAGCGTCGCCGCGAGCGCATTGGACAGCGCGACGACGCCGCCGATGATGAAAAGCGCGCCAAGCGCGACGATCCAGCCCCATTTGCGGCGGAAGTGGGCGATCGCGACGCCGGATGGATGGGTTTCGAAGACCTCGCTGCTCATGGCTGGCTCCCTCCATTCGGGAGGCGAACGCCCTGCAGCGGCCGGGGTTCCCGATGGAGGCGGC
The DNA window shown above is from Methylocystis echinoides and carries:
- the holA gene encoding DNA polymerase III subunit delta → MVSVSSRDAERFVAAPPDNVFLFLIHGSDAGMVRERALALVAKRVDDRHDPFQFVELSGDAVAADPLTLLDEANTTPLFGGRRAVLVETGTKPVISAVTSLISAPPAACTVVLTASALKKDAPLRKLVEGAKQGAGIECLPDTEQDIHALVDRSLLEANLVATPEARALLLAALGEDRLMSRAELAKLILYMHGREQVEAADVEAIVAHASSIASDRVVAAAFAGDAGETLDAYFAQGGDAGGVLFGALRYAVALHRARLAMEREGGRTDAGVTALFRAGFGFMHRGLMESQLKAWSSARLGALIEPLRDAQTRARANSASAQMEAERALWRVAKAAGRR
- the leuS gene encoding leucine--tRNA ligase; this translates as MRPDRYNFAESEPKWQKIWEAQEVFKAGARPAAPKYYVLEMFPYPSGRLHMGHVRNYSMGDVIARFMRARGFDVLHPMGWDAFGLPAENAAAQTGAHPAKWTYANIAAMRAQLKTLGLSLDWSREIATCDPEYYKHQQRLFLDFLKAGIVDRKKSKVNWDPVDMTVLANEQVIDGRGWRSGALVEQRELTQWFLKITSYSLELLEALDTLDRWPEKVRLMQRNWIGRSEGMLARFALAAPLGETQEIEVFTTRPDTLFGAKFVALAADHPLAKAPAATNPALADFCEECRRGGTSAEAIETAEKQGFDTGLRVVHPFDPDWTLPVYVANFILMDYGTGAIFGCPAHDQRDLDFATKYGLGFKVVVCPEGTEPGELEAQIARSGEAFDGDGKLVNSGFLDGYTVPEAKEHVAARLETTALFNAPQGVRKVNYKLRDWGISRQRYWGCPIPIIHCETCGAVPVPEADLPVKLPEDVSFDQPGNPLDRHPSWKNVPCPSCGKPARRETDTMDTFVDSSWYYARFTDPKNADQPAAPEALARWLPVDQYIGGIEHAILHLLYSRFFARAMRDSGHEAAPEPFAGLFTQGMVVHETYKGPDGWVSPAAIRIEAGEGGRRRAYLIDGGAEVQIGAIEKMSKSKKNTVDPDDIVASYGADTARLFVLSDSPPDRDVIWSDEGAQGAWRFVQRLWRITGELGRVAAPAGADAPAEVGAEALKVRKATHKTIAQVSENIERLRFNSAIARIREYVNELTAALDAVTETPVGADMAFAFREAADALARLVAPMTPHVAEECWADLGHKGLVSEADWPVADPALVAQEMILLPVQVNGKKRAEILVAHDADEETIRKEALGQDGVLRAMEGKPLRKFILVPKRIVNVVV
- a CDS encoding LPS assembly lipoprotein LptE translates to MSSSDRAKPALRVLFGLLALSLAVPLAGCIQPLYGANGAFDNSNLAAELQAIEVDEIQGRIGHYLRNELIYAFNGTGSTVQPRYRLSIVLQERVQTPILDTVTGRATSATVIVDADYRLVTWPQNSEVLKGTAFNIASYDRFANRFSNVRAARDAEIRDAKVIADMIRTKVSTEFALRGPAPVAAR
- a CDS encoding HdeD family acid-resistance protein, producing MSSEVFETHPSGVAIAHFRRKWGWIVALGALFIIGGVVALSNALAATLVAIVYIAAAMVVAGGWEIVTAFQIRPWGRARLWGVIGAATLFAGVAAARFPFLAAVSFTGMIGALLILGGVLKLALAWHLRDLGRWELIAIAGGLSLLLGALILAEWPQSGLYVLGLFLGVNLLFEGIGWVAMGLAARPAARRAW